A genomic region of Cotesia glomerata isolate CgM1 linkage group LG9, MPM_Cglom_v2.3, whole genome shotgun sequence contains the following coding sequences:
- the LOC123271210 gene encoding DENN domain-containing protein 5B isoform X2: MNGSLSGHRGPEQHPTRFADYFVICGLDKDSGLEPDKYFGDSLQSTPLDRAYKSKVLGHYPDSVPWNPFDEHAVCMLCLPSGLRFRTQKHSVEPSFHSFVLTKEDGRRTYGFSLVFYEECRNRKICAAMQTLQAMFITELSSGQNGTPPAPRKGQDPHNTRSLPRHFKLSAHSPGAAMAYYDSTKDKLLVTKSISLLCQQPYLHAARTFLTNLYKCVPRHPGPGLSLESYVYNLLYNVPVPLPGKSLKFFVPNDEPAKSPLELVILYPCPATELPLLDYPIRDMFMWLGPETVIQLFTCVLLENQVLVRSTDFHKLMVVAECITALLFPFSWQHVYVPILPASLHHFLDAPVPFIMGLHAQSEGSNLKIASEANLCYVDIDKQTSQFPEELPIFPRKMQFLAEIKTLLNKYKVPHFEKTDNMVINYLNSDIMTSSLTLPGSGFHVPRRKHSLHDVLDWDNKLDTNNSTTTVAQSDALQRIVDIVKKTGISLDDIDAVENMTKDEVILTPKEEYQQTLIFNNAIREIFFNRFVQLFAGYDHFVIHPSQDKDEWLNNRDSMHVFDKATFLSDQPAQHLPFLSRFIETQMFASLVDTKVMSSWNELDSNIKVFDQRIAQIKKKGGDGMIRSTRYQVSNNIPETEKSLINKLTNIDFEASPPTEILPHRAAYFRSFPLLDTVALNKEPVQSSRKGQTQWKYKMKSLEANGKPPTPQETQSPRPQTKLSADMSPALIAQANWTFVEKLLKDCKSKTKRMLVEKMGSEAVALGHGTESLVDVEENTLVASLCDLLERVWSHGLQNKQGKSALWSHLSMYQELEECNDSAKSIDPNFLSPDQKPSNKSFTLKDRLLSSIKTRNIYEIASYIKENFNDLSNLALETDVSPTRGTADRNRSTGERKSIGPEHLRPLPDSLTFDIRNVQAMTEIKTHIGYARAWVRLALEKKLLSRHLKVLLSNTTLLRNQYKRSAFLRCEEEKEQFLYHLLTLNAVDYFCFTNNYPTTKLPYRVIIFPSRKASAATTSANGWIVISGTLCETNPVGIPKGTLEFVFHHKNLGVLSTLRIGHDNSGLSPKWMVEHVVVRNEVTGHTFKFPCGRWLGRGIDDGSTERLLVGALVPRSIDSDELVETCSTPPRCRSPSIPRNRPSLSADVLQHVLGEAVNAIVKFHYRRDPQDGSLTALLCGEGGLVPSLEQTFLYGFKNQRIFGRNFYVWDYFLRVKENFEMSLLEEMDEYSKRLNRDRRLHAENNQRFTIFRCYCHLIDQINTFSHTLGKDGKFQLFICLAAREQLLHPMLRPMSDARSTAEMYEETSFLRNPTLLNFLIHILEPLSEFHIVLEKSLTHGISSIC; the protein is encoded by the exons atgaacGGGAGTTTAAGTGGACATCGTGGTCCCGAGCAACATCCGACAAGATTCGCGGATTACTTTGTTATTTGCGGACTTGACAAAGACTCAGGCCTTGAACCTGACAAATATTTTG gagaTTCATTGCAGAGTACACCATTAGACCGTGCTTACAAAAGCAAAGTATTGGGTCACTATCCAGATTCTGTTCCCTGGAACCCATTTGATGAACATGCAGTCTGTATG TTATGTCTCCCCAGCGGACTGAGATTTCGCACCCAAAAGCACTCAGTAGAGCCTTCTTTCCACTCGTTCGTCCTGACCAAGGAAGATGGCCGGAGAACTTACGGGTTCAGCTTGGTCTTCTACGAAGAATGCCGGAACCGAAAGATTTGCGCTGCAATGCAGACTCTCCAGGCTATGTTTATCACTGAGCTCAGCAGCGGACAAAATGGGACTCCTCCAGC acCTCGGAAGGGCCAGGATCCTCATAACACCCGATCACTGCCGAGACACTTCAAATTGTCAGCTCACTCACCCGGGGCCGCAATGGCCTACTACGATTCAACAAAAGACAAATTACTGGTAACCAAATCGATATCGCTGCTGTGTCAGCAACCTTACCTCCACGCTGCTCGTACATTCCTAACGAATCTCTACAA atGTGTTCCCAGACACCCCGGACCGGGTCTGAGTCTCGAGTCCTATGTCTACAATCTTCTGTACAACGTGCCAGTTCCATTGCCCGGAAAATCGCTTAAATTTTTCGTCCCCAATGACGAGCCGGCGAAATCACCTCTGGAGCTGGTTATTCTGTATCCTTGTCCCGCCACGGAACTTCCTCTCCTCGACTATCCCATCAGAGACATGTTTATGTGGCTTGGCCCAGAGACAGTTATTCAATTATTCACGTGCGTACTCCTGGAGAATCAAGTGCTCGTTCGTAGCACCGATTTTCATAAACTTATGGTAGTTGCTGAATGCATTACTGCCCTCCTGTTTCCCTTCTCGTGGCAACACGTCTATGTACCTATATTACCGGCAAGTCTTCATCATTTTCTTGATGCTCCTGTACCTTTTATTATGGGGCTGCATGCTCAAAGCGAAgggagtaatttaaaaatagccagtgag gcaaACCTTTGTTATGTAGATATCGATAAACAAACTAGTCAATTCCCGGAAGAGTTACCAATTTTTCCAAGAAAAATGCAATTCCTCGCTGAGATTAAAACACTTTTAAATAAGTACAAAGTACCCCATTTTGaaaa GACTGACAATATggtcataaattatttaaactcaGATATAATGACAAGTAGTTTAACACTTCCTGGCTCGGGTTTTCACGTTCCAAGAAGAAAACACTCTCTTCACGATGTTCTGGATTGGGACAATAAATTAGACACTAACAACTCTACAACAACAGTAGCACAGTCTGACGCATTGCAGAGGATTGTTGacattgttaaaaaaacagGCATAAGCCTGGATGATATTGACGCTGTTGAAAATATGACCAAAGATGAAGTAATACTCACTCCTAAAGAAGAATACCAAcagacattaatttttaataacgcgatcagagaaatttttttcaaccgCTTTGTACAATTATTCGCCGGCTATGATCATTTTGTCATCCATCCAAGTCaa GATAAAGATGAATGGCTCAATAATCGAGATAGTATGCATGTATTTGACAAAGCGACATTTTTATCAGATCAACCAGCCCAACATTTACCTTTTCTATCTCGATTTATCGAGACTCAGATGTTTGCGTCCCTCGTTGATACAAAAGTTATGTCATCTTGGAATGAATTAGACTctaatattaaagtttttgaCCAAAGAATTGCACAAAtaaa aaAAAAAGGAGGAGATGGAATGATTCGTTCGACGCGTTATCAAGTATCCAATAACATTCCAGAGACAGAAAAGTcactgataaataaattaaccaacATCGACTTTGAAGCAAGTCCTCCAACAGAGATACTCCCTCACAGGGCTGCTTATTTCAGAAGTTTTCCACTCCTTGACACTGTAGCGCTCAACAAAGAACCGGTTCAAAG TAGCAGAAAAGGCCAAACTCAGTGGAAGTACAAGATGAAATCTCTGGAGGCGAATGGAAAACCACCAACGCCTCAAGAAACTCAGTCGCCGCGACCTCAGACAAAATTATCAGCTGATATGAGTCCTGCTTTAATTGCCCAGGCCAATTGGACATTTGTAGAAAAATTGCTGAag gatTGCAAGTCTAAAACAAAACGAATGCTGGTAGAAAAAATGGGCTCGGAAGCAGTAGCTCTTGGTCACGGAACCGAATCTCTGGTAGATGTTGAAGAAAACACCTTGGTAGCAAGTTTGTGTGATTTATTAGAGCGAGTTTGGAGCCACGGTCTCCAGAACAAACAAGGCAAAAGCGCTCTTTGGTCTCACCTGTCCATGTATCAAGAGTTGGAAGAGTGTAATGACTCTGCTAAGTCTATCGATCCGAACTTTTTGTCACCCG aCCAGAAACCATCGAATAAATCTTTCACATTAAAGGACCGTCTGTTGTCATCGATAAAAACGAGAAATATATATGAGATAGCTTCTTATATcaaggaaaattttaatg ATTTATCGAACCTGGCGCTGGAAACAGATGTATCGCCGACCAGGGGAACCGCTGATAGGAATAGATCCACCGGGGAGCGAAAATCAATTGGGCCTGAACATCTGAGGCCTCTTCCAGACTCGTTGACATTTGATATTAGGAATGTGCAAGCTATGACGGAGATAAAAACTCATATTGGGTATGCCAGAGCGTGGGTCCGGCTTGCTTtggaaaaaaaacttctttctCGTCATTTGAAAGTGCTGCTGTCTAATACTACTTTATTGag gaatCAATACAAAAGATCAGCATTTCTCCGATGCGAAGAAGAAAAGGAACAATTCTTGTACCACTTACTAACCCTCAATGCCGtagattatttttgtttcacAAACAACTACCCGACAACAAAATTACCCTACCGAGTGATAATCTTTCCAAGTAGAAAAGCGAGCGCAGCTACAACATCCGCCAACGGATGGATAGTAATCTCAGGAACTCTCTGCGAAACAAACCCCGTGGGAATACCAAAAGGCACCCTGGAGTTTGTATTCCACCACAAAAACCTCGGAGTGCTGTCCACGTTACGAATCGGGCATGACAACTCCGGATTATCTCCCAAATGGATGGTCGAGCACGTGGTTGTGAGGAATGAGGTGACCGGACACACATTTAAATTCCCCTGTGGCCGCTGGCTCGGCCGAGGAATTGACGACGGCTCTACCGAGCGCTTACTTGTGGGCGCTTTGGTCCCCAGAAGTATTGACAGCGACGAGCTCGTGGAAACTTGCTCGACACCTCCGCGGTGCAGGTCGCCGAGTATTCCGCGAAACAGACCTAGTTTATCAGCTGACGTGCTGCAGCACGTGCTCGGGGAGGCTGTCAATGCAATCGTTAAGTTCCACTACCGGCGAGATCCTCAAGATGGATCACTCACGGCTCTGCTGTGTGGCGAGGGTGGACTTGTTCCTTCTCTGGAACAAACTTTTCTCTATGGGTTTAAAAATCAGCGGATTTTTggaaggaatttttatgtttgGGATTATTTTTTGAGGgttaaggaaaattttgagaTGTCACTTTTGGAGGAGATGGACGAGTACTCGAAGAGACTCAATAGAGACAGAAGGCTTCATGCGGAAAATAATCAGAGGTTTACTATCTTTCGATGCTACTGTCATCTTATTGATCAGATCAATACTTTTAGTCACACTCTGGGGAAAGATGGGAAATTTCAATTGTTTATATGTTTAGCTGCAAG
- the LOC123271210 gene encoding DENN domain-containing protein 5B isoform X1: MNGSLSGHRGPEQHPTRFADYFVICGLDKDSGLEPDKYFGDSLQSTPLDRAYKSKVLGHYPDSVPWNPFDEHAVCMLCLPSGLRFRTQKHSVEPSFHSFVLTKEDGRRTYGFSLVFYEECRNRKICAAMQTLQAMFITELSSGQNGTPPAPRKGQDPHNTRSLPRHFKLSAHSPGAAMAYYDSTKDKLLVTKSISLLCQQPYLHAARTFLTNLYKCVPRHPGPGLSLESYVYNLLYNVPVPLPGKSLKFFVPNDEPAKSPLELVILYPCPATELPLLDYPIRDMFMWLGPETVIQLFTCVLLENQVLVRSTDFHKLMVVAECITALLFPFSWQHVYVPILPASLHHFLDAPVPFIMGLHAQSEGSNLKIASEANLCYVDIDKQTSQFPEELPIFPRKMQFLAEIKTLLNKYKVPHFEKTDNMVINYLNSDIMTSSLTLPGSGFHVPRRKHSLHDVLDWDNKLDTNNSTTTVAQSDALQRIVDIVKKTGISLDDIDAVENMTKDEVILTPKEEYQQTLIFNNAIREIFFNRFVQLFAGYDHFVIHPSQDKDEWLNNRDSMHVFDKATFLSDQPAQHLPFLSRFIETQMFASLVDTKVMSSWNELDSNIKVFDQRIAQIKKKGGDGMIRSTRYQVSNNIPETEKSLINKLTNIDFEASPPTEILPHRAAYFRSFPLLDTVALNKEPVQSILRSRKGQTQWKYKMKSLEANGKPPTPQETQSPRPQTKLSADMSPALIAQANWTFVEKLLKDCKSKTKRMLVEKMGSEAVALGHGTESLVDVEENTLVASLCDLLERVWSHGLQNKQGKSALWSHLSMYQELEECNDSAKSIDPNFLSPDQKPSNKSFTLKDRLLSSIKTRNIYEIASYIKENFNDLSNLALETDVSPTRGTADRNRSTGERKSIGPEHLRPLPDSLTFDIRNVQAMTEIKTHIGYARAWVRLALEKKLLSRHLKVLLSNTTLLRNQYKRSAFLRCEEEKEQFLYHLLTLNAVDYFCFTNNYPTTKLPYRVIIFPSRKASAATTSANGWIVISGTLCETNPVGIPKGTLEFVFHHKNLGVLSTLRIGHDNSGLSPKWMVEHVVVRNEVTGHTFKFPCGRWLGRGIDDGSTERLLVGALVPRSIDSDELVETCSTPPRCRSPSIPRNRPSLSADVLQHVLGEAVNAIVKFHYRRDPQDGSLTALLCGEGGLVPSLEQTFLYGFKNQRIFGRNFYVWDYFLRVKENFEMSLLEEMDEYSKRLNRDRRLHAENNQRFTIFRCYCHLIDQINTFSHTLGKDGKFQLFICLAAREQLLHPMLRPMSDARSTAEMYEETSFLRNPTLLNFLIHILEPLSEFHIVLEKSLTHGISSIC; this comes from the exons atgaacGGGAGTTTAAGTGGACATCGTGGTCCCGAGCAACATCCGACAAGATTCGCGGATTACTTTGTTATTTGCGGACTTGACAAAGACTCAGGCCTTGAACCTGACAAATATTTTG gagaTTCATTGCAGAGTACACCATTAGACCGTGCTTACAAAAGCAAAGTATTGGGTCACTATCCAGATTCTGTTCCCTGGAACCCATTTGATGAACATGCAGTCTGTATG TTATGTCTCCCCAGCGGACTGAGATTTCGCACCCAAAAGCACTCAGTAGAGCCTTCTTTCCACTCGTTCGTCCTGACCAAGGAAGATGGCCGGAGAACTTACGGGTTCAGCTTGGTCTTCTACGAAGAATGCCGGAACCGAAAGATTTGCGCTGCAATGCAGACTCTCCAGGCTATGTTTATCACTGAGCTCAGCAGCGGACAAAATGGGACTCCTCCAGC acCTCGGAAGGGCCAGGATCCTCATAACACCCGATCACTGCCGAGACACTTCAAATTGTCAGCTCACTCACCCGGGGCCGCAATGGCCTACTACGATTCAACAAAAGACAAATTACTGGTAACCAAATCGATATCGCTGCTGTGTCAGCAACCTTACCTCCACGCTGCTCGTACATTCCTAACGAATCTCTACAA atGTGTTCCCAGACACCCCGGACCGGGTCTGAGTCTCGAGTCCTATGTCTACAATCTTCTGTACAACGTGCCAGTTCCATTGCCCGGAAAATCGCTTAAATTTTTCGTCCCCAATGACGAGCCGGCGAAATCACCTCTGGAGCTGGTTATTCTGTATCCTTGTCCCGCCACGGAACTTCCTCTCCTCGACTATCCCATCAGAGACATGTTTATGTGGCTTGGCCCAGAGACAGTTATTCAATTATTCACGTGCGTACTCCTGGAGAATCAAGTGCTCGTTCGTAGCACCGATTTTCATAAACTTATGGTAGTTGCTGAATGCATTACTGCCCTCCTGTTTCCCTTCTCGTGGCAACACGTCTATGTACCTATATTACCGGCAAGTCTTCATCATTTTCTTGATGCTCCTGTACCTTTTATTATGGGGCTGCATGCTCAAAGCGAAgggagtaatttaaaaatagccagtgag gcaaACCTTTGTTATGTAGATATCGATAAACAAACTAGTCAATTCCCGGAAGAGTTACCAATTTTTCCAAGAAAAATGCAATTCCTCGCTGAGATTAAAACACTTTTAAATAAGTACAAAGTACCCCATTTTGaaaa GACTGACAATATggtcataaattatttaaactcaGATATAATGACAAGTAGTTTAACACTTCCTGGCTCGGGTTTTCACGTTCCAAGAAGAAAACACTCTCTTCACGATGTTCTGGATTGGGACAATAAATTAGACACTAACAACTCTACAACAACAGTAGCACAGTCTGACGCATTGCAGAGGATTGTTGacattgttaaaaaaacagGCATAAGCCTGGATGATATTGACGCTGTTGAAAATATGACCAAAGATGAAGTAATACTCACTCCTAAAGAAGAATACCAAcagacattaatttttaataacgcgatcagagaaatttttttcaaccgCTTTGTACAATTATTCGCCGGCTATGATCATTTTGTCATCCATCCAAGTCaa GATAAAGATGAATGGCTCAATAATCGAGATAGTATGCATGTATTTGACAAAGCGACATTTTTATCAGATCAACCAGCCCAACATTTACCTTTTCTATCTCGATTTATCGAGACTCAGATGTTTGCGTCCCTCGTTGATACAAAAGTTATGTCATCTTGGAATGAATTAGACTctaatattaaagtttttgaCCAAAGAATTGCACAAAtaaa aaAAAAAGGAGGAGATGGAATGATTCGTTCGACGCGTTATCAAGTATCCAATAACATTCCAGAGACAGAAAAGTcactgataaataaattaaccaacATCGACTTTGAAGCAAGTCCTCCAACAGAGATACTCCCTCACAGGGCTGCTTATTTCAGAAGTTTTCCACTCCTTGACACTGTAGCGCTCAACAAAGAACCGGTTCAAAG TATACTGCG TAGCAGAAAAGGCCAAACTCAGTGGAAGTACAAGATGAAATCTCTGGAGGCGAATGGAAAACCACCAACGCCTCAAGAAACTCAGTCGCCGCGACCTCAGACAAAATTATCAGCTGATATGAGTCCTGCTTTAATTGCCCAGGCCAATTGGACATTTGTAGAAAAATTGCTGAag gatTGCAAGTCTAAAACAAAACGAATGCTGGTAGAAAAAATGGGCTCGGAAGCAGTAGCTCTTGGTCACGGAACCGAATCTCTGGTAGATGTTGAAGAAAACACCTTGGTAGCAAGTTTGTGTGATTTATTAGAGCGAGTTTGGAGCCACGGTCTCCAGAACAAACAAGGCAAAAGCGCTCTTTGGTCTCACCTGTCCATGTATCAAGAGTTGGAAGAGTGTAATGACTCTGCTAAGTCTATCGATCCGAACTTTTTGTCACCCG aCCAGAAACCATCGAATAAATCTTTCACATTAAAGGACCGTCTGTTGTCATCGATAAAAACGAGAAATATATATGAGATAGCTTCTTATATcaaggaaaattttaatg ATTTATCGAACCTGGCGCTGGAAACAGATGTATCGCCGACCAGGGGAACCGCTGATAGGAATAGATCCACCGGGGAGCGAAAATCAATTGGGCCTGAACATCTGAGGCCTCTTCCAGACTCGTTGACATTTGATATTAGGAATGTGCAAGCTATGACGGAGATAAAAACTCATATTGGGTATGCCAGAGCGTGGGTCCGGCTTGCTTtggaaaaaaaacttctttctCGTCATTTGAAAGTGCTGCTGTCTAATACTACTTTATTGag gaatCAATACAAAAGATCAGCATTTCTCCGATGCGAAGAAGAAAAGGAACAATTCTTGTACCACTTACTAACCCTCAATGCCGtagattatttttgtttcacAAACAACTACCCGACAACAAAATTACCCTACCGAGTGATAATCTTTCCAAGTAGAAAAGCGAGCGCAGCTACAACATCCGCCAACGGATGGATAGTAATCTCAGGAACTCTCTGCGAAACAAACCCCGTGGGAATACCAAAAGGCACCCTGGAGTTTGTATTCCACCACAAAAACCTCGGAGTGCTGTCCACGTTACGAATCGGGCATGACAACTCCGGATTATCTCCCAAATGGATGGTCGAGCACGTGGTTGTGAGGAATGAGGTGACCGGACACACATTTAAATTCCCCTGTGGCCGCTGGCTCGGCCGAGGAATTGACGACGGCTCTACCGAGCGCTTACTTGTGGGCGCTTTGGTCCCCAGAAGTATTGACAGCGACGAGCTCGTGGAAACTTGCTCGACACCTCCGCGGTGCAGGTCGCCGAGTATTCCGCGAAACAGACCTAGTTTATCAGCTGACGTGCTGCAGCACGTGCTCGGGGAGGCTGTCAATGCAATCGTTAAGTTCCACTACCGGCGAGATCCTCAAGATGGATCACTCACGGCTCTGCTGTGTGGCGAGGGTGGACTTGTTCCTTCTCTGGAACAAACTTTTCTCTATGGGTTTAAAAATCAGCGGATTTTTggaaggaatttttatgtttgGGATTATTTTTTGAGGgttaaggaaaattttgagaTGTCACTTTTGGAGGAGATGGACGAGTACTCGAAGAGACTCAATAGAGACAGAAGGCTTCATGCGGAAAATAATCAGAGGTTTACTATCTTTCGATGCTACTGTCATCTTATTGATCAGATCAATACTTTTAGTCACACTCTGGGGAAAGATGGGAAATTTCAATTGTTTATATGTTTAGCTGCAAG